From one Aquicella siphonis genomic stretch:
- a CDS encoding ATP-binding protein produces the protein MSRHNDLHLKKLPKAVKNYIRHLEQVRSDFVANVSHELRTPLTVIQGYLEALIKNDPSENEVLNRIFVQMYQHSLRMADIIEDLLLLSHLESEDHPVEEKNDIHVAEILKMLCVDAKNISGDKKHKIRLDADEELHISGSESELRSLFSNLIVNAVKYTPSGGSIQIEWRRDEQGRGCFSVADTGIGIAKEHLPRITERFYRVDKARSRERGGTGLGLAIVKHVLLRHGAEMSIESVVEQGSRFTCLFPMERMTARSSQN, from the coding sequence ATGTCCAGACATAACGATCTGCATTTAAAAAAACTTCCGAAAGCGGTTAAAAATTATATCCGGCACCTGGAACAGGTACGAAGTGATTTTGTTGCGAATGTATCGCATGAATTGCGCACGCCGTTGACGGTGATACAAGGTTATCTGGAAGCGTTAATCAAGAATGATCCCTCTGAGAACGAGGTATTGAACAGGATTTTTGTTCAAATGTATCAACATAGTTTGCGCATGGCGGATATAATTGAAGACTTGCTGCTGCTTTCACATCTGGAGAGCGAGGATCACCCTGTTGAGGAAAAGAACGATATTCATGTCGCTGAAATTTTGAAAATGCTCTGTGTGGATGCAAAAAACATCAGCGGTGATAAAAAACATAAAATTCGTCTGGACGCCGATGAGGAATTGCATATCAGCGGCTCGGAAAGCGAACTGCGCAGCCTGTTTTCCAATCTGATCGTGAACGCCGTGAAATACACTCCTTCCGGAGGCAGTATCCAGATTGAATGGCGCCGGGACGAACAAGGCCGCGGCTGTTTTAGCGTGGCTGATACGGGCATTGGTATCGCAAAGGAACACTTGCCGCGCATTACGGAACGATTCTACCGTGTGGACAAGGCCAGATCGCGGGAGCGCGGCGGCACGGGACTGGGCCTTGCGATTGTGAAACATGTCTTGCTGCGGCATGGCGCGGAAATGTCTATTGAAAGCGTCGTGGAGCAGGGAAGCCGCTTTACCTGCCTTTTCCCCATGGAAAGAATGACCGCTCGCTCAAGTCAGAACTGA
- a CDS encoding alpha/beta hydrolase gives MKTIITLLVTFASAMNAYAGQAVSPGTAPDSTTQGPHTVATAEYRLPAAIDKDILSDRMTEIWAKAYYPADLMNSDGKMPLVVMLHGNHATCGIGSMPRRDTNCEYTYSGSCPAGYVPVPNHEGYDYLAKNLASWGMGVISINANRGITCGGGNDGDWGLNLARGKLVLKHLSLLYQWSTSGGAPASLGLGDKGLLGKVDFSHVGLLGHSRGGEGVRAAYNLYKDAGSPWPARIPGLEIKAIFEIGAVDGQTSRVLDADGTVWNQLLPMCDGDVSDLEGRYPYERMLMNTRESSKAQKSLYEVWGANHNFFNTEWQGSDSYGCSAGKPIFDQKGYYSTEQQQVALASVPAFFRSRLGLKAEPVFNQNFNPLNELPGVVKKVTQVDREFTPSPGASENAVVDDFDKPTGINSSGNANIARQIQIEHKNLESNRDQRVAAISWTSAGPETYFESVWAAPSQGKDIHDYATLDFRTARISKSGTGESGTDFGVVLTDASGLVSKEIPVSQFALINGPGNYNPVLQTVRIPLSVFQGVDLTRIHSVRFVFDKSATGKLYFANIRAQKQMGLGYGQGGISLAAAMHKSYAMPASTLVKEEYVPENLNTIRSIRMVHKSFALSGQPAVEITLASEVPFQAMNSLPVLKIGNKQYKLSRYTDLKTLKELTFTLSDKEYKEISREGAVTVTNGKIWKFGSIAKSLK, from the coding sequence TTGAAAACAATCATTACATTATTAGTGACTTTCGCGTCTGCGATGAATGCATACGCAGGTCAAGCTGTAAGCCCTGGTACGGCGCCCGACTCGACGACACAAGGCCCGCATACGGTCGCTACCGCGGAATACCGGCTTCCAGCTGCGATTGACAAGGACATCCTGTCAGACCGCATGACTGAAATCTGGGCCAAGGCTTACTATCCGGCAGACCTCATGAACAGCGATGGAAAAATGCCGTTGGTTGTCATGCTGCATGGCAATCATGCGACTTGCGGTATAGGCTCCATGCCCCGCCGCGACACGAATTGTGAATATACTTATAGCGGGAGCTGCCCGGCGGGTTATGTTCCGGTTCCCAACCATGAGGGGTATGACTATTTGGCAAAAAACCTTGCCTCCTGGGGCATGGGAGTTATCTCAATCAATGCTAACCGCGGTATTACCTGCGGCGGTGGAAACGACGGCGACTGGGGTTTGAATCTGGCGCGCGGCAAACTGGTGCTTAAACATCTCAGCTTGTTATATCAATGGTCAACATCAGGCGGTGCACCGGCTTCCCTGGGATTGGGTGACAAGGGCTTGCTGGGCAAGGTCGATTTTAGCCACGTGGGACTTCTGGGTCATTCCCGAGGCGGTGAAGGGGTAAGAGCGGCGTATAATTTGTATAAAGACGCAGGCAGTCCCTGGCCGGCAAGAATACCCGGACTGGAAATCAAGGCAATTTTCGAAATTGGCGCAGTTGACGGCCAGACATCCCGCGTTCTGGATGCGGATGGAACGGTCTGGAACCAGTTATTGCCCATGTGTGACGGTGACGTTTCCGATCTGGAAGGCCGTTATCCTTATGAGCGTATGTTGATGAATACCCGTGAATCGTCAAAAGCGCAAAAATCACTTTATGAAGTATGGGGCGCCAATCATAATTTCTTCAACACCGAATGGCAGGGAAGTGACAGTTATGGGTGTTCTGCAGGTAAACCCATCTTTGACCAGAAGGGATATTATTCCACCGAACAGCAGCAAGTCGCTCTGGCCAGCGTGCCCGCGTTTTTCAGAAGCCGCCTGGGTCTGAAAGCGGAACCGGTGTTTAATCAGAATTTCAATCCTTTGAATGAGCTTCCGGGAGTGGTTAAAAAGGTTACGCAGGTAGACAGGGAGTTTACGCCTTCTCCCGGCGCGAGTGAAAACGCTGTCGTGGATGATTTTGACAAGCCGACAGGGATCAACAGTTCGGGTAATGCCAATATCGCCAGACAAATCCAGATAGAGCATAAAAATCTGGAATCAAACCGTGATCAGAGAGTGGCGGCGATATCCTGGACTTCCGCCGGACCGGAAACATACTTTGAATCGGTATGGGCGGCTCCGTCGCAGGGCAAGGACATTCACGATTACGCTACACTGGATTTCCGTACCGCCCGCATCAGTAAATCCGGAACCGGCGAAAGCGGGACTGATTTTGGCGTTGTTCTGACTGATGCATCCGGCCTGGTGTCAAAAGAAATTCCGGTCAGCCAGTTTGCGCTCATCAATGGACCGGGTAATTACAACCCTGTTCTGCAGACAGTGCGCATTCCTCTTTCGGTATTCCAGGGCGTGGATCTGACCCGTATCCACAGTGTCAGGTTTGTCTTTGATAAATCCGCAACCGGCAAATTGTATTTTGCGAATATCCGCGCGCAAAAACAGATGGGCCTGGGTTATGGCCAGGGCGGCATTTCCCTTGCTGCGGCGATGCATAAATCTTATGCAATGCCTGCTTCAACACTGGTTAAAGAAGAGTATGTTCCGGAAAATCTTAATACCATACGCAGTATTCGCATGGTTCATAAGAGTTTTGCCCTTTCCGGACAGCCTGCGGTGGAAATCACACTTGCCAGTGAAGTGCCTTTCCAGGCCATGAACAGCCTGCCAGTGTTGAAAATCGGAAACAAGCAATACAAGCTTAGCCGATACACTGATCTCAAGACCCTCAAGGAATTGACTTTTACCCTGTCAGACAAGGAGTACAAGGAAATTTCAAGAGAAGGCGCCGTCACAGTGACAAATGGGAAAATATGGAAATTTGGTTCTATTGCCAAATCCCTGAAGTAA
- a CDS encoding response regulator: MKKLTLLVIEDEEAIRDMLRFSLPKDEFHLVDAENTSKAFSMLSHCIPDLIILDWMLPDKSGIDFIKTIRKQDVHKDIPVIMLTAKAEEENKIKGLMVGADDYLTKPFSPNELAARIRTVLRRGLIKSVAGEVKLGKLVLNTNKCSVFIDSNPVRLTPAEYKILCFFMLHPDKIYTRDQLITHVWGRNAYIDERTIDVQIKRLRHKLKPHGYHDVIKTVRSAGYIFSGHNHVQT, encoded by the coding sequence TTGCGCTTCTCCTTGCCAAAAGATGAATTTCATCTCGTCGATGCGGAAAACACGTCCAAGGCGTTCAGCATGCTGTCACACTGCATCCCTGACCTGATCATACTGGACTGGATGCTTCCGGATAAAAGCGGCATCGATTTTATCAAGACGATCAGAAAACAGGATGTGCACAAGGATATTCCGGTAATCATGCTCACCGCCAAGGCGGAAGAAGAAAACAAGATCAAGGGCTTGATGGTCGGCGCCGATGATTATCTGACGAAGCCGTTTTCGCCTAACGAACTGGCTGCCAGAATCCGCACTGTGCTGCGCAGGGGATTGATTAAATCCGTCGCCGGCGAAGTAAAGCTGGGGAAGCTTGTTCTGAACACCAATAAATGCAGTGTATTTATCGACTCCAATCCTGTCAGGCTGACGCCGGCGGAATATAAGATTCTCTGTTTTTTCATGCTGCACCCGGATAAAATTTATACCCGGGATCAGTTAATCACCCATGTGTGGGGAAGAAATGCATATATAGACGAACGCACGATTGATGTGCAGATCAAACGGCTGCGGCATAAACTGAAACCTCATGGGTATCATGATGTAATCAAAACCGTAAGGAGCGCTGGTTATATTTTTTCAGGACACAATCATGTCCAGACATAA
- a CDS encoding 5-carboxymethyl-2-hydroxymuconate Delta-isomerase, whose protein sequence is MPHLTLEFSDNILEKENLSVLFQQCHELLAQTLPTQISGCKSRALEYKNFYIGDGGTMNAFVHADLKVLPGRPEDLLINAGENIMEILKSHFTESRSKLQLQITLEISALEKTYFKFAG, encoded by the coding sequence ATGCCGCATCTTACACTGGAATTCAGCGATAACATACTTGAAAAGGAAAATTTGTCAGTATTGTTCCAACAATGCCATGAACTTTTAGCGCAAACACTGCCAACCCAGATCAGCGGGTGCAAAAGTCGGGCTCTTGAATACAAGAATTTTTATATAGGCGACGGCGGAACCATGAATGCCTTCGTGCATGCGGATCTGAAAGTATTGCCCGGCAGACCGGAAGATCTGCTAATCAACGCGGGCGAGAATATCATGGAAATCTTAAAAAGCCATTTCACTGAATCACGCTCGAAATTACAGCTGCAAATCACGCTGGAAATCTCCGCCCTTGAAAAAACCTATTTCAAGTTCGCAGGCTGA